Below is a window of Fluviibacter phosphoraccumulans DNA.
GCGTTGCCGGCGCGCAAACAGTACGAGGAGCCCGTGCAGACCGGACAACGGCAACTGGAAGTCAAGGCACCCGCCGATTTACCATTGCTGGTCATGGGCTGGAAAGCGCCACGGTTGAATGATCCGCGCAAAGACATGGACCCTTATGCGCTAGAGATGTTGGCGCAGATTCTGGATGGCCACGACGCCGCCCGCTTGCCAACAGCATTGGTGCGGGAGCAGCAGGTTGCCGTGTCCATTGACACCAGTTACGACAGCACCAATCGCGGGCCGTCTATGTTTATGGTGCAGGCATCGCCGCGTCCGGGGCATACCGTTGAGCAGCTGGAACAGTCGATTCGTGGGGCGCTCGCCGAGGTCGCCAACAAGGGGGTGACCGATCAAGAGCTGGCGCGGGCACGGAGCCAGTTACGGGCTTCCGAGGTCTATAAAAAAGACTCGGTGATGGGGCAGGCGATGGAGATTGGTATGTTGGAAACGCTGGGCTATGGCTGGCAGAGCAGCCCCCTAATGCTGGAGAAATTGAACCAGGTCACCGCTGCCGATGTGCAACGGGTGGCGCAAAGCTATTTTAAGGATGATCAACTCACCATCGCACGGTTGGTGCCGCAACCGCTGGATGCAGCGGCGCTAGCGGCCCGCGCCAAACGTGCCGAAGCCGTTCAGGCCGGAGGGCGACACTAATGACTAGGATGAACCAGTGGTTAACGTGGCCTATCGTACTGGCGGCCGCCTTATTGAGCGCTCAAGTCCTCGCTGCCCCGGTGCAGTCTTGGACAACGCCACAAGGGACGCGGGTTTACTTCATTGAAACCCATGCGTTGCCTATCGTCGATGTGCAGATCAGTTTTCTGGCGGGCGCTGCGTTTGATCCGCCCGCACTGACCGGAGTGGCGTCAATGACGGCCAGTCTGCTCGATCAGGGGGCGGGTGAACGTAACGAAAAAGAAGTAGCTGAAACCTTAGCCGATATCGGTGCGCAAATGTCTTCAGGGGCCGGCATGGATAGCGCTTCAGTCAGCCTGCGGACCTTGTCCGATCCAGAGCGCCGCGCAACCGCTGTGGCGCTGATGGTGGACGCGCTGACGCGTCCACATTTTGACGGCGCGGTGTTCAAGCGTGATCAGGCGCGTAGCGTTGCTGGTTTGAAGGAAGCGTTGACGAAGCCGCAGGTCTTGTCGCAGCGTGCTTATATGGCAGCGATCTATCCAGACCATCCCTATGGCCGTCTGACAACACCGGAATCGCTTGCCCAGATGAATCGTTCTGACGTGGAACGTTTCTGGCGGCAGCATTACAGTGCAGCCCGCGCCAGCGTGGCTTTGGTTGGCGACCTCACCCGAGCAGAAGCCGAAGCCTTGGCGATTCGTCTGACTGAAGCGTTACCGGCGGATCAGGCCGATGTGCCCCGCACGTTACCCAAGCCAGCGCCTACCGTTGCCAAAACGGTGCGGGTGGATCATCCGGCCTCGCAGGCGCATTTGTTAGTGGGCATGCCCTCAGTGGCGCGCGATGACGCGGAGCAGATCGCGCTACAGGTAGGTAATTACACGTTGGGTGGGGGCGGTTTCGTGTCGTTGCTGACCAAGTCCGTGCGTGAAGACCGCGGTTACGCCTACAGTGTGTACAGCTATTTCGACCCCAAGCTGGTTGAAGGCCCATTCACGATTGGTTTGGAGACGAAACGATCTCAAGCCGACGATGCACTCAAGGTGGTTAATACGGTGCTGGGTGATTTCTTGCAGCGCGGGCCAACGGCCGCACAGCTAAAAGCCGCTCAGGATAATATTGCTGGCGGCTTTGCCTTGCGCATTGATTCCAATAGCAAGCTGGCGGCGAACCTCGGGGTGATGGCGTTTTACGGATTGCCAACTGACTGGCTGGAAAAATACCCGGAACGGGTACGTGCGTTAACCCCAGAAGCTATTCGCGAGGCCTTCCAGAAACACGTGAAACCCGAACAGCTGGTTACGGTGCGCACAGCGGCAGACTAAGCATGGCCAAGTCTGTAGTCTCAACGCGCCCGAACCAGGTGCGCATCATCGGTGGCAAGCATCGTGGCCGAAAATTGCCGGTTGCCGATGCACCAGGGTTACGGCCAACGCCGGATCGGGTGCGGGAGACTTTGTTTAACTGGCTGGGCCAGAATCTGTCGGGTTGGCATTGCTTGGATCTCTTTGCTGGATCGGGCGCGCTGGGTTTTGAAGCGGCTTCACGTGGTGCAGCATCCGTTGTGCTGGTCGAGCAGGCACCCGCCGTTGCGCGGATTTTGCAAACGGCTGTCGCGGCGCTCAAGGAGCCGGCGCTCAGCCTGGTCTGCACGGATGCACTGGCGTACCTCAAAAAACCGGACATTCATCCGCTGGATCTTGTCTTTATAGACCCGCCCTATGGACAGGGGTGGCTGGATCGGATCATCATGCCGGTGTTACCGCATCTGGCCGAAGATGCTCGGCTATATGTCGAGGCGGAGTTGGCCTTGCCCGATGCGCTGGCGCCGGGGTTTACGTGTTTAAAACGCGGGCAGGCTGGCCAAGTGCATTATCATCTTTACTCTTTCGAGACTTCTACCGGATCTGCCTGACATGCTGAAACGTGAAATCGCTATTTACCCGGGCACTTTTGATCCGCTGACCTGTGGTCACGAAGATCTCGTGCGCCGTGCCGCCGGGCTGTTCGACGAAGTGGTGCTGGCCATTGCCGAAAGCCGTTCGAAGTCGCCGGTGTTCAGTCTGCAAGAGCGAATTGATATGGCGAAGGTGGCCTTGGCGCCGTTGGAGAACGTTCGTGTGGTCGGGTTTGATGGCCTGCTGATGGATTTTGTGCATGAACAGAATGCCAAAGTGATGATTCGCGGCTTGCGTGCGGTGTCTGATTTTGAATATGAGTTCCAGATGGCGGGTATGAATCGTCGGCTTTATCCGGAAGTCGAGACCGTATTCCTCACGCCGGGGGAGCGTCATATGTTCGTTTCCGCCACGATGGTGCGTGA
It encodes the following:
- the rsmD gene encoding 16S rRNA (guanine(966)-N(2))-methyltransferase RsmD translates to MAKSVVSTRPNQVRIIGGKHRGRKLPVADAPGLRPTPDRVRETLFNWLGQNLSGWHCLDLFAGSGALGFEAASRGAASVVLVEQAPAVARILQTAVAALKEPALSLVCTDALAYLKKPDIHPLDLVFIDPPYGQGWLDRIIMPVLPHLAEDARLYVEAELALPDALAPGFTCLKRGQAGQVHYHLYSFETSTGSA
- the coaD gene encoding pantetheine-phosphate adenylyltransferase codes for the protein MKREIAIYPGTFDPLTCGHEDLVRRAAGLFDEVVLAIAESRSKSPVFSLQERIDMAKVALAPLENVRVVGFDGLLMDFVHEQNAKVMIRGLRAVSDFEYEFQMAGMNRRLYPEVETVFLTPGERHMFVSATMVREIARLGGDVSSFVSPHINGCFVARGWGKAVA
- a CDS encoding M16 family metallopeptidase; the encoded protein is MTRMNQWLTWPIVLAAALLSAQVLAAPVQSWTTPQGTRVYFIETHALPIVDVQISFLAGAAFDPPALTGVASMTASLLDQGAGERNEKEVAETLADIGAQMSSGAGMDSASVSLRTLSDPERRATAVALMVDALTRPHFDGAVFKRDQARSVAGLKEALTKPQVLSQRAYMAAIYPDHPYGRLTTPESLAQMNRSDVERFWRQHYSAARASVALVGDLTRAEAEALAIRLTEALPADQADVPRTLPKPAPTVAKTVRVDHPASQAHLLVGMPSVARDDAEQIALQVGNYTLGGGGFVSLLTKSVREDRGYAYSVYSYFDPKLVEGPFTIGLETKRSQADDALKVVNTVLGDFLQRGPTAAQLKAAQDNIAGGFALRIDSNSKLAANLGVMAFYGLPTDWLEKYPERVRALTPEAIREAFQKHVKPEQLVTVRTAAD